In Clostridium thermosuccinogenes, the genomic stretch AATATAATTCGCCATATCTTTCCATATCTTCTTTATTGCATTTTGGACAAAATCTTAGAAATTTATTTTCAGCCAGTGGGTTTATTATTCCTGTTATTTTGTTGTATATTTCAACATCCCCATGCAACATATACCGTCTTATTATTCCCCTGTTCTCAAGGCTTAAAAAGACTGTATAATACGGAAATAAGGTATGTTCAAGTATTAGCCTATCTACATCAAAAGGACTGTTTAAGGGCATATTTCGGACTAAATTTGCTAATAATGTTGGGAATTCCAGGCTACAAACTATACGCTTTACATTAAACAGATCCCTGGCAGTTTCACTTCCATTAAAATTTGGAGTTTTTTCATGATATCTGGCAAAAACACTATATAGTATTTCATCTGGATACGGTGTAGGAAAAAAAGTCATCATATAACTTCAAATCCTTTAATTAACCCATGATTTTTCAATATATCATAAGCAGTTAGATCTTCCTCCTTATTCTGCACCATAACTCTAATATCATTTTCTGCACTTGGAGGCACCTTCTTGGTTCTAACTTTCACTGGCTTTTCATTATTTTCTACTGTAGGTGGCTTGGATGTGGTAGGTATTACAAACCTATTCCAATTAGGCAATTCATAACTTAAATCAATGTTTCCAGTATATATGTCAGGATATTTTACTATTTCCATTACATTACCTGTCCTTAATGCATTTAGCATTGGCTTTACCAGCCTTAAACTTTCGTCAGCCACTTGTTTAATTAATTCAGGTGTTATTGTCTCAATCCCGCTTGAAATTGCCTTTGTTTGAGCAAGGGCATAAAGTTTCACTGTTATATCAATTATTCCTTGGGATTGATCATATAGGGTCTCTATTAATTCATCAGTCAGAGCAGTAGGCCTTTTCGTCCATTGATAGCCCCATATTGCGGTTACAAGTAGTTTGAAGTTAATATCATTATCTAACCTTTCAAATACCAAATCCCCTTGCCCTGAACCCCTTCTTGCCTGTCGGAACTTCCCTTGCAATACTCCCATAGCCTCAGGAGTTCCTATTAATAATACTGGTAAGCCAATAGTATTGACTAGAGTAACAAAAAAATTCAGCATCCTGTCGGCTCCTCCAGACTTAGACTTGCTAAGATTTTGTATCTCATCAATTACTAATAACCCTAATGAAATACTTTTAGCAATATTGCTCATGGCAACGAGCATATTATCCACTGAAAGTTTACCACTACCAAATCGTGAATAATAGTCTGTCCCTAATATCTCATCAACCTTACTAAAAAATGATAGACAAAGTCCTTTAATGCTTCCATCGTAAGAGCATTCAAGCCTTAAATATACTACCTGATATCGTGAAAGTGGGCTATCTTTGTATTTAGAGTGAACGATTACTTGTGGATACATGGATAATATTCTGTTCACAACTGTTGTTTTCCCCATACCTGATACTCCAAGTAAAGTAAAAGAGCCTGCGGTGCTGCGATAATTGTTTGAAACAAAGGACTTATCCAATACATTTCTTGCTACATAACCCTGTCTTATAACTCTACTGATTCTACTTTCTAAATCTAAATGTATCGCTAGTGGCTGAAAGACATCATATAGACGTCCCACTAAATGGGCTCTGTATTGATTATCTAACTGTCTTTCTTCTTTATTATAGGGAGGAAAATTTGCTAACTTTGATACTACCTCTTCAGAAGATATGATTTCAGGCAATGCCTCTATAAATGGATTACCTTTATATTCTGAAATAATCTGCTCTTTGTATTGGGCATTATGTATCAAATCCAGCACGATCTTTTCCCTCCTTCTGTGCCTTTAATAGTAATTCGACCAAATTTTGCTCGGCATCACCATAGGCTTTTTCTTCAACTACTATATTTGGTTCTTCTGGTCTTATTTCGATAATATTTTGTTTCCTCTCCTGCTGCTTCTCAAAATGGCGATTATCTCTGATATTCTGAATGCGTCTCTTTTTGCTTATGCCTTCTTCAACTTCATTTTTTGTCTCTTCTTTTGCCTGTTCAATGATTTCTTCTATGTCATTTAATAAGTCTATTTTATTTTGCAATTCTACTTTTTTTGAGGCTTTAGCCTGCATTTTTTCATATTCCATTAGATATGTTACTTCTTCAATGGGCTTTTCTTTGTATCTTGACTGGTGTTCTAATAAAAAACACTTATCAAATTTTCTCCCATCTTCATATTTGATATAAATATAACTCATATCCCTTGGATCATATGATATGTCAACTTTCCAAGATCCATTGTTCCTTGCTTTCTCGAACCAACGTTCTTTTAATGAGGTTTTAGAACCAAAGAGCATCCCTTTAAATTTAATCCCATGCTGTGTCACAGTTGCTTTATCTTTTGGCAGTAGGTTTAATTTCAATAAATCTTCATCAACAGTTCTTAACCTTCCTGTTCTATTAGCAACACCCCATTCCCAGATTAACTTGGGTATAGGTTCTACACCGTCTGCTATCATATCTTCACTTCGGGTATAGTTAGATAAATAGTGATGATTATTATGATACAATACACATTTTATTATGATTTGAGTAAACTGCCTTAAATCAAGGGTTGCTGAAAGTCTGTAATCTTGCTCTCCTCTTTCACGGTATTGACTTTTAATTGCACCAGGCATGAAAGGCTTGGTATGTTGGTTTATAGTATTAAAATACCTCTCTATAATCCCCTTCATGTCACCTCTGTAAGGGCTGGTATTTAATACTTTTATTCCAAATGCTGATATTAATGACTCTATGTTTTCCCCTTCCAATTCTCCTCTATCGGCAATAATTGCTTCAGGCAGGGTGCTGCAGTAATTCCACTCATCATTGCCAATCTCTATACCGTACTTCCTGCAAAAGGATACTTTATCTGACGCAGCATTAATTAATGCGATACTGGCCCCAATCCAACTTGGACCTTCCAAAGATATATTAATTCCTACGACACAACGTGAAAATACATCCATAACAGTATATATAACGGGCCTTCCTATAATCCAATTTCGATTATATTGGGATACTAAATAAACATCTCCTACTGTTGCATCTATTTGAAATATTGCTCCCGGTCCAAATGCTTCTTCAGTAGAAGAGCCTGTTAACCCCCTATGTTGTAATTCATATCGCTTTGCACTTTGCCTGGTAGATACTTCTTTTTTAATGTTTCTCTCCTTATTAAACCAATACCTGAATTGTCTTAATGTAGGAATGGCTTCATTTACTATTCCATTATCACTAAAGTATTCCTTGATCATAAGTTCATAGGTTAATGTTAAAGTCTTTCTTGAAGAATTGTAATAAAACCTATTAAGTGCTGTATTAAAAATCTTTATCGTTTCGGGTGTAATGACAAAAGTATTATTTTTTTCCTTGTTTCCTTGTTTCCCGCCACAATTATGATAATCAGGAAGTAAAGAGTTTTTGTGCATACCTCTCTGCCAAAACCGTTTTAAATATCTCATTACAGTTGCTTCATGCACATTATAAACGTATTCTCTGACAAGTTTAACCCTCTCTCCGGCAATGTAAATGTCAGGTTCAATAGTAACAATGTCTTTAATGGCATTGTATGCCTTATCTCTTATGACCTTATGTTTAGGTGGGATAGCCTCTTCATCTTTGATAATCATATATGGTTCATTCTCCAAAACATGTATAGTGCCATCATTTAGCCCACTCTGAATAAATGTTTCTGAAACTGTAATAGGCATTGAGTTACCATAAATATCAATTAGATAGATGATATCTTTATAGTAATACAGTATTCGGTAATATATTTTGCCTTGACTTGTTTCGTATAAGATTACACTATTGATTGGAAGCATACCTAGCACCCCAATCATGTCGCTGTTCGGCCTCTTTGACCGCAATCTGCTCATTCTTTTTGACCGCTAGTTTTGCTCATTAGCCCTGTCCGCAGATGTATACGGACAGGGCATATTAACTACCAGTTCAATTCTTCCTCAACAATAAGCCTTACCACATGATCGTCTATGATTTTTTTCTGTACCTGTGCCCCATGTAAAAGGCAAGCTGTACACGCCCGGTTGATTTTTCGCGGTACTCCATGAGAATATTCATATATCTCGTCTACCGCCATATCCGTAAATATCTCCCGGCTTTCTCCTGCATACTCCAGGTGCTTTCTTATGTATTCACCGGTTCTTTGCCGATCATATGGCATCATATGATATCGGATATCTATTCGCTGGCATATTGCCTCATATATCTGCTTCTTCAGGATGTCCTTCAACTCACTCTGGCCTACCAGGATTAAACTCATTGGGTTATACGAATCCATCCTGAAGTTTAGTAAAAACCGGATTTCCTCCAGCATCTCCCTTGAAAGTAGGTGTGCCTCATCTGTGATGATTATAGGAATACGTCTCTGTATTTCAATCAGGTTGCTGATCTCTCTCGTTAGTTGTCGTTTTGCATCGCTCCTGTAGAATTTCGCTTCACATCCCAGCTGGTTCAATACTTCCCAGTAAAAATTCCTCGGTGTCAACGCCGAATCGCTTATGTACATTACCTTGTACCGGTTGCTGTCCAGCGCCCCAACAAACTTCCTTATGGCTGTGGTCTTTCCTGTACCAACATCTCCCGTTATCACTGCAAACAACCGGTTCCGGGCCGCATACTCAAGCCTGCTGCAGACCTCTTCCAGCTCCGGATTGCTATACAAATGCTTCTCCGGTATATCCCGGGTGAACGGCGTGTGCAGAAAGTTGTAGTACTGCTCAAACATTTCTGTCACCGCCCTTCATGCTCCTGAAGGTTAATGCTCCGGTCTGCCGTTTTTGCCTCTTTTCATTCTCGCTCTCATATATTTTTAATAGCCGTGAATGAGTCGCCGATTTCGTTGCTGGTGTTTTTTCAACCTTTGAGCAGTATTCCCCAACCTTCAGCGGGGTTGCTGTCTTTCGGCGCTCACCATTGTACCATATCTCCAGAAGGCTCATATCAAAAGGATCATACCGCACATCCACTTTTTTGCCTATGTATTCGATTCCGGCTTCATATTCTATCCCTTGCAGCTTGAAACAGCCTGTGTTGTCAACTTTCCTTGTATCTTCCCATAAAAATGCGTCCCGGCATTCTTCAGGAGTTGCAAACCGCACCTTCTTTGGATCACTTGCATACGCCTGCGATGGAGAAACCCCTTTTAAACTGCTATGAGGCTTCCCGTTGTACCCTTCATCCAGCCATACCCGAAATTTGCGGTTAAGTTCCTCCAGGCTTTTTGCTTTCTCCAGCGATATCTCCTGGAAAAACTCTTCAACTGTGGCATTGAACCTCTCAATCTTGCCTTTGCTCTCCGGAGAATACGCCTTTGTGTTCATGTGACGGATTCCCAGCTTTGCACATGCTACTCTGAACCATTTCGAGATAAATACCTTGCCATTGTCAACGTATACTGCCTCCGGCTTGCCGTATTTCAATATTGCCTTGCGAAAACTGTCTTCCAATATCGGAAGCCTCTGATTGTCGTAAAATTCTGCATGACACACCAGCCTCGTCGCATCGTCAATAAATGCCACCATGTATGTCCGTTTCTTACCGCCGTCGGCAGTCGGTATGTACGGACCGTATTTGATATCTGCCTGCCACAATGTGTTCCTTCCGTTTTTGACGAACCGGCGGGCTGTCGTTCCTTCTATACGAACATTTCTGAAGTCTTTTGCACCAAAGCCCATCTTCAAAAGATGCCTGGACAAGGTGCTTCTGGAGACACTTCCTTTTTTGACAATCCCTTCGCCTTCAAGGATCTTTATGATCCTCCTGACACTTCTCTCCGGCAGTTCCTGTTTTATTTCGATTGCCCGATCTAATATTTCCTGAGATATCGCTCTTTGTTGCCCTGTATCTTTTCGTATCTTTGGTAATAGCCCTTCGTAACCATTCTCCCGGTACGCTGCAAGATACCTCCGAAGTGTCCTTTCCGAAATTCCTTCCCTCTCAAGTATCTCCTGCCGTATTCTCCGCTTTTCCGCCTCATCCAGATCCGGCTGCAATAGCGGCGATATGATCTCATGTTTCTTTAATGCTTTTTCCAATACTTCATTGTTTATCATTTCGATCCCTCCTGTGCTTTTTCCTAAAGCCTATCAGAAGGGAACTCCGGACAGCTACGCAAACTATGTGGGAATTTTCTATACAAATACTCCTGCCAGATGATTTGTTAGCCACATATTCGTTTCACCTATGGCAAGATGGCTGCTTTCTATCTGCGGCAGTAACCCAAGCAGCCGCTCAATCATGTGGAATACCTTTGTTTCTATCATCTCCAGCTCATTGACAAACTTGCCATAATACCTGTACAGTATAGCTCTTAATGCTCCTGCAGCTTGCCGCCCCCGTTGCCTGAATTCTTCTACCCACCGCCTTAATGTGGATATGCTGGCGGCAGTCTCAATCTCCTCAAGAGGTATACCGTCCTCCTGGTCCCGAAGGACCAGCTCGCTATCACAAGCCGAGTAATGCTTATACGGCCTGATGAAATCCGGTATGATTGCATGTGTCTTCCCACACTTGCTACAGATTACACGGAATATGTTAATCCATTCAATTTCCTCGCCCATATGCACATGACGTGCATATCTGTCATGAAAGGTTGTTTTCCCGCCGCATTTCGGGCATATCAACTCCAGCCTTTCCAAAAATTTTAAACAATTTCTGCGATACTCCTTAACATTCCGCCCCAGATATGCTATTATCATATTACAAATGTGTTAAAGGGCTTTGAGGGTTAGGTGCTGGAACACTTAACATATATATTCAAAGCTCTTATCATATCCTCCTTTTTTTCTTCCAGGAAGATATTAGCATACGTGCAAACGGTCACGCAACTTGAGCAACTCCGGGACATTTATCCGGGGCAGAAACACCAATCAATAATAATTTTAGGACGACTTTCTGTTATATCTATTAATTCATTCATATCAATGTAAATATGTTTAGATGCTAGAAGGTATTTAAAAATGAATAAGCCTGTTCCATCTGATACATTATTTTCTTTATCAAAGTCAGAAGTTATTTTTCTGATTGAATGTTTATTATCTCTAAATTTATCAATTAGAATGTTGCAATAATTCTCTAATGAATTTTCTGTTAAGCCTCTTTCTTCATAGGTATACAAACTTGAGTGTATCCACTCTATGTTTTTTACCATTTTAGTAGGTATTTCTTTTTGGGTAATTATGCCAAAATCAATTTGTTTTGCTGCCCAATATCTTCTTTCTATTTCCAGTCTTTCCAACACGGACTTTTTCCCTAACTCACTCGATGATTTTACTGTCCTTGCAATATATTTGTGATTTCGTAAAGTTAGTAGAAATGTAGTTGTTAGTATATATGGAGGCTCTCTATTAATAAAAAACTCTTGTTTAAGGTCTTTATTGTCTTTTACCACCTCTACTAAATCTAAAAGTGGATAATGTTCTCTAATATCTACTATTTCATCATCCCATTCAAACATGTAGAAACATCTGGTTTGAATATCTGAAAAGAAATGATGTATTCTGTTTGTCTTCCAGCCTTTTATACGTGAAACCCTGCCTTTTGACGGGAAGTCTTGTATAGATAACCAGGGCTTATAGGAGGCTAATTCCCCTGCACCACGGTTTTCAGACAGGAATCTTTTATACTTTGCCATAGTCCAAGAAGTATCTCTTTTGGCCATATAAACCTTCCTTTCTTTCACACTTCTTGGATGTGATGTTAACGTAGTATACTGGGATTTTCAACAGGGATAATGCTTTATTTTATATAGAAAACTTATTAAACGGCTGAATATTGGCGTTTGTTTATTTGAAATTTTTTTCTGAGATTTACCCTTATTTTTATTTCA encodes the following:
- a CDS encoding ExeA family protein, producing the protein MFEQYYNFLHTPFTRDIPEKHLYSNPELEEVCSRLEYAARNRLFAVITGDVGTGKTTAIRKFVGALDSNRYKVMYISDSALTPRNFYWEVLNQLGCEAKFYRSDAKRQLTREISNLIEIQRRIPIIITDEAHLLSREMLEEIRFLLNFRMDSYNPMSLILVGQSELKDILKKQIYEAICQRIDIRYHMMPYDRQRTGEYIRKHLEYAGESREIFTDMAVDEIYEYSHGVPRKINRACTACLLHGAQVQKKIIDDHVVRLIVEEELNW
- a CDS encoding DDE-type integrase/transposase/recombinase codes for the protein MINNEVLEKALKKHEIISPLLQPDLDEAEKRRIRQEILEREGISERTLRRYLAAYRENGYEGLLPKIRKDTGQQRAISQEILDRAIEIKQELPERSVRRIIKILEGEGIVKKGSVSRSTLSRHLLKMGFGAKDFRNVRIEGTTARRFVKNGRNTLWQADIKYGPYIPTADGGKKRTYMVAFIDDATRLVCHAEFYDNQRLPILEDSFRKAILKYGKPEAVYVDNGKVFISKWFRVACAKLGIRHMNTKAYSPESKGKIERFNATVEEFFQEISLEKAKSLEELNRKFRVWLDEGYNGKPHSSLKGVSPSQAYASDPKKVRFATPEECRDAFLWEDTRKVDNTGCFKLQGIEYEAGIEYIGKKVDVRYDPFDMSLLEIWYNGERRKTATPLKVGEYCSKVEKTPATKSATHSRLLKIYESENEKRQKRQTGALTFRSMKGGDRNV
- a CDS encoding DUF6431 domain-containing protein, whose product is MIIAYLGRNVKEYRRNCLKFLERLELICPKCGGKTTFHDRYARHVHMGEEIEWINIFRVICSKCGKTHAIIPDFIRPYKHYSACDSELVLRDQEDGIPLEEIETAASISTLRRWVEEFRQRGRQAAGALRAILYRYYGKFVNELEMIETKVFHMIERLLGLLPQIESSHLAIGETNMWLTNHLAGVFV
- a CDS encoding TnsA endonuclease C-terminal domain-containing protein, with protein sequence MAKRDTSWTMAKYKRFLSENRGAGELASYKPWLSIQDFPSKGRVSRIKGWKTNRIHHFFSDIQTRCFYMFEWDDEIVDIREHYPLLDLVEVVKDNKDLKQEFFINREPPYILTTTFLLTLRNHKYIARTVKSSSELGKKSVLERLEIERRYWAAKQIDFGIITQKEIPTKMVKNIEWIHSSLYTYEERGLTENSLENYCNILIDKFRDNKHSIRKITSDFDKENNVSDGTGLFIFKYLLASKHIYIDMNELIDITESRPKIIIDWCFCPG
- a CDS encoding Mu transposase C-terminal domain-containing protein, with amino-acid sequence MLPINSVILYETSQGKIYYRILYYYKDIIYLIDIYGNSMPITVSETFIQSGLNDGTIHVLENEPYMIIKDEEAIPPKHKVIRDKAYNAIKDIVTIEPDIYIAGERVKLVREYVYNVHEATVMRYLKRFWQRGMHKNSLLPDYHNCGGKQGNKEKNNTFVITPETIKIFNTALNRFYYNSSRKTLTLTYELMIKEYFSDNGIVNEAIPTLRQFRYWFNKERNIKKEVSTRQSAKRYELQHRGLTGSSTEEAFGPGAIFQIDATVGDVYLVSQYNRNWIIGRPVIYTVMDVFSRCVVGINISLEGPSWIGASIALINAASDKVSFCRKYGIEIGNDEWNYCSTLPEAIIADRGELEGENIESLISAFGIKVLNTSPYRGDMKGIIERYFNTINQHTKPFMPGAIKSQYRERGEQDYRLSATLDLRQFTQIIIKCVLYHNNHHYLSNYTRSEDMIADGVEPIPKLIWEWGVANRTGRLRTVDEDLLKLNLLPKDKATVTQHGIKFKGMLFGSKTSLKERWFEKARNNGSWKVDISYDPRDMSYIYIKYEDGRKFDKCFLLEHQSRYKEKPIEEVTYLMEYEKMQAKASKKVELQNKIDLLNDIEEIIEQAKEETKNEVEEGISKKRRIQNIRDNRHFEKQQERKQNIIEIRPEEPNIVVEEKAYGDAEQNLVELLLKAQKEGKDRAGFDT
- a CDS encoding ATP-binding protein; this translates as MLDLIHNAQYKEQIISEYKGNPFIEALPEIISSEEVVSKLANFPPYNKEERQLDNQYRAHLVGRLYDVFQPLAIHLDLESRISRVIRQGYVARNVLDKSFVSNNYRSTAGSFTLLGVSGMGKTTVVNRILSMYPQVIVHSKYKDSPLSRYQVVYLRLECSYDGSIKGLCLSFFSKVDEILGTDYYSRFGSGKLSVDNMLVAMSNIAKSISLGLLVIDEIQNLSKSKSGGADRMLNFFVTLVNTIGLPVLLIGTPEAMGVLQGKFRQARRGSGQGDLVFERLDNDINFKLLVTAIWGYQWTKRPTALTDELIETLYDQSQGIIDITVKLYALAQTKAISSGIETITPELIKQVADESLRLVKPMLNALRTGNVMEIVKYPDIYTGNIDLSYELPNWNRFVIPTTSKPPTVENNEKPVKVRTKKVPPSAENDIRVMVQNKEEDLTAYDILKNHGLIKGFEVI